In Lacerta agilis isolate rLacAgi1 chromosome 8, rLacAgi1.pri, whole genome shotgun sequence, one genomic interval encodes:
- the SEMA4C gene encoding semaphorin-4C yields the protein MAAGPALGMCFLASVVLSVDASSVSNWWNLVPRKTVPYKDLREVTKRFSKMGVFNYTTLTLADPKGLLYVGAREAIFALRTNNMELEEMIHWEAPAEKKAECIQKGKSNQTDCFNYIRFLQSYNSSHMYACGTYAFQPKCAYINLATFSLDRLSFEDGRGKCPYDPDKGHTGLIVEEELYSATLYNFLGTEPVILRNLGPQYSVKTEHLPTWLNEPHFVGSAFVRESKGSDRGDDDKVYFFFSERAVEYDCDIDQVVARVARVCKGDVGGARTLQKRWTTFLKARLLCSIPEQQLHFNRIQGTYTLSGDHWPETSFFGVFQARWGDVDVSAVCQYQIQEVQKVFDGPYKEYSEVAQKWVRYSDQVPSPRPGACITNSLELPDNTLNFAKKHPLMDKVVPPQGNRPLLVKKEANFTQLVVERVHGLDGKPYELLYIGTDNGWLHKAVVLPSGVHLIEELQIFEQAQPVKSLVLSLQKRVLFVGSNSHVIQLPVADCSKYHSCSDCILAKDPYCAWTWNGSRCVRIDAYDGTSLLFQDLGVEPGICSPLRTSKSGTKVIPKNITVMVGTDLVLPCRPTSNLAQARWTFNGQELPEERDSVLYDAHLKALIILGTGLKHTGLYRCVQLEERNELMSESYVVTVVSGPAMSLEARAPLENLGLVWMVVIALAAVCLVLLLVVLSLRRRLKEELEKGSKAIESTLVYPIELPKEAKSPTFIPSTTSDSDEKLWDPASYYYSDGSLKIVPGHAVCQNGGTTPSPTTNGIPGQPLQSPPLHSPNRINLGNIRGSSSNGYIRLNLGAEERPDYSDLAEELRRKLKQRQALPDSNPEESSV from the exons ACCTGAGGGAAGTGACCAAGCGCTTCTCCAAGATGGGGGTGTTCAACTACACAACACTGACCCTGGCTGACCCCAAAGGGCTGCTTTATGTGGGAGCTCGAGAAGCCATTTTCGCCCTCCGCACCAACAACATGGAGCTGGAGGAAATG ATCCACTGGGAGGCTCCAGCAGAGAAGAAAGCAGAGTGTATCCAAAAGGGCAAAAGTAATCAG ACTGACTGCTTCAACTACATCCGTTTCCTGCAGAGTTACAACAGTTCCCACATGTATGCCTGTGGTACTTACGCCTTCCAGCCCAAGTGCGCCTACATT AATCTGGCCACCTTCTCCTTGGACAGACTCTCCTTTGAAGATGGAAGGGGGAAGTGCCCCTACGACCCCGACAAGGGGCACACGGGCCTCATTGTGG AGGAAGAGTTGTATTCGGCGACACTCTACAACTTTCTGGGCACAGAACCTGTGATCCTGCGTAACCTGGGCCCCCAGTATTCTGTCAAGACTGAGCACCTGCCCACATGGCTCAATG AACCCCATTTTGTGGGCTCGGCCTTCGTCCGGGAGAGCAAAGGCAGTGACAGAGGGGATGACGACAAGGTCTATTTCTTCTTCAGCGAGCGGGCGGTGGAGTACGACTGTGACATAGACCAAGTTGTGGCCCGGGTAGCCAGAGTCTGCAAG ggggacgtgggtggcgcccGGACTTTGCAGAAGAGGTGGACGACATTCCTGAAGGCACGGTTGTTGTGCTCTATTccagagcagcagctgcattTCAATCGGATCCAGGGAACGTACACTCTGAGTGGGGATCATTGGCCTGAAACTAGCTTTTTCGGAGTCTTCCAAGCACGCTG GGGAGATGTGGATGTTTCTGCCGTCTGTCAATACCAGATTCAAGAGGTGCAGAAAGTGTTTGACGGTCCCTACAAGGAGTACAGTGAGGTAGCACAGAAGTGGGTTCGGTACTCAGACCAAGTGCCCAGTCCTCGTCCTGGAGCA TGCATCACCAACTCCCTGGAGCTGCCTGACAACACGCTCAACTTTGCAAAGAAGCACCCCCTGATGGATAAGGTGGTCCCTCCCCAAGGCAACCGGCCTTTGCTGGTCAAGAAGGAGGCCAACTTCACCCAGCTGGTGGTGGAACGGGTTCATGGCTTGGATGGCAAACCATATGAATTGCTCTACATTGGCACAG ATAATGGCTGGCTGCACAAGGCCGTGGTCTTGCCATCGGGTGTCCACCTGATCGAAGAGCTGCAGATCTTTGAGCAAGCCCAGCCTGTCAAGAGCCTAGTGTTGTCCCTGCAGAAG AGGGTGCTGTTTGTTGGCTCCAACTCCCACGTTATCCAGCTTCCTGTGGCCGACTGCAGCAAGTATCACAGCTGTTCTGACTGCATCCTTGCTAAGGACCCTTACTGTGCCTGGACGTGGAATGGGAGTCGCTGTGTTCGCATCGATGCTTATGATGG GACCTCGCTGCTGTTCCAGGATTTGGGAGTGGAGCCTGGGATTTGCAGCCCCCTGCGCACATCAAAATCAG GAACCAAAGTAATTCCTAAGAACATCACGGTGATGGTGGGCACAGACCTGGTCCTGCCTTGCCGCCCAACCTCCAACCTGGCCCAGGCTCGCTGGACCTTCAATGGGCAGGAGTTGCCAGAGGAGCGGGACTCGGTTCTGTACGATGCCCACCTCAAGGCGCTGATCATCTTGGGCACCGGTCTGAAGCACACCGGGCTGTACAGGTGTGTCCAGCTGGAGGAACGCAATGAGCTGATGTCCGAGAGCTACGTGGTCACCGTGGTCTCTGGACCGGCCATGTCTCTGGAAGCACGAGCCCCTCTGGAGAACCTGGGCCTGGTGTGGATGGTTGTGATCGCTCTGGCCGCTGTGTGCTTGGTGCTTCTGTTGGTGGTGCTGTCCCTGCGGCGCAGGCTAAAGGAAGAGCTGGAGAAGGGCTCCAAGGCCATCGAGAGCACCTTGGTCTACCCCATCGAGCTGCCCAAGGAGGCAAAGAGCCCCACCTTCATTCCCAGCACCACCTCGGACTCGGACGAGAAGCTGTGGGACCCAGCCAGCTACTACTACTCTGACGGGTCCCTGAAGATCGTCCCAGGCCATGCCGTGTGCCAGAACGGAGGCACCACGCCCTCTCCCACCACCAATGGCATCCCCGGGCAGCCCCTGCAGTCTCCCCCGCTCCACTCGCCCAACCGCATCAACCTGGGCAACATCCGCGGCTCCTCCTCCAACGGCTACATCCGCCTCAACCTGGGCGCCGAGGAGCGGCCGGACTACAGCGACCTGGCTGAGGAGCTGCGCCGGAAGCTCAAGCAGAGGCAAGCGCTGCCTGACTCAAATCCCGAGGAGTCGTCCGTATGA